A region of Roseobacter litoralis Och 149 DNA encodes the following proteins:
- the tkt gene encoding transketolase, with product MDLKARAAAHPDHWSKANAIRALALDAVAAANSGHSGMPIGMADAATVLFEKHMNFDPSAPNWPDRDRFVLSAGHGSMLLYALLHLTGYKDMTLEQIKNFRQWGAITAGHPEYGHATGIETTTGPLGQGISNAVGFAMAEEIQRAHYGKKVVDHYTYVIAGDGCLMEGVSQEAITLAGRHQLSKLVVLWDNNNITIDGPVSLSDRTDQVGRFVSAGWDVIEIDGHDPKEIDAALTQAKKNQKPTMIACKTHIALGHAAQDTSKGHGALTNDEQNAAAKAAWGWTTGPFEVPDAVMDGWRAIGARGKSTREAWEARFDTLPRGKRETFNRAYALDVPKKLSATIKAFKKQMSEGAPKLATRASSEKVLEVINPIMPETVGGSADLTGSNNTKTSDLGVFDTDNRGGRYVYWGIREHGMAAAMNGMALHGGLRPYGGTFMCFTDYARPAMRLAALMKIPTVFVMTHDSIGLGEDGPTHQPVEHLAISRATPNTYVFRPADTIETAEAWELALSSKSTPSVLSLTRQGLPTVRTEHKTKNMVAQGGYVLADAIGKRQAILMATGSEVSLAMQARDILHAEGIGTRVVSMPCWELFEEQDEALRKRVLPGGPVRVAIEAGIRMGWDRWLFGERGKREKSGFIGMHDFGASAPADVLFKELGITAEATAQKVRDLVAGNWKPDTRI from the coding sequence GTGGATCTCAAAGCACGCGCCGCGGCGCACCCGGACCACTGGTCCAAAGCAAATGCAATTCGCGCTTTGGCCCTTGATGCCGTAGCTGCCGCAAACTCGGGCCACTCGGGCATGCCCATCGGGATGGCAGATGCGGCAACGGTGCTCTTTGAAAAGCACATGAACTTTGACCCCTCCGCGCCAAACTGGCCGGACCGCGACCGTTTTGTTTTGTCGGCAGGCCATGGCTCCATGCTACTTTACGCGCTGCTGCATCTGACGGGCTACAAAGACATGACGCTGGAGCAGATCAAGAATTTCCGCCAGTGGGGCGCGATCACGGCGGGTCATCCGGAATATGGCCATGCAACCGGCATCGAGACGACGACCGGGCCCTTGGGTCAGGGTATTTCCAACGCCGTGGGCTTTGCCATGGCCGAAGAGATCCAGCGCGCGCATTATGGCAAAAAGGTCGTGGATCACTACACCTATGTCATCGCGGGTGACGGCTGCCTGATGGAAGGTGTCAGCCAGGAGGCGATCACCCTTGCCGGGCGCCATCAGTTGTCCAAGCTGGTTGTGCTCTGGGACAATAACAACATCACGATCGACGGCCCCGTCAGCCTGTCGGACCGCACGGATCAGGTCGGACGTTTCGTTTCTGCCGGTTGGGATGTGATCGAAATTGATGGCCATGACCCCAAGGAAATCGACGCAGCCCTTACCCAAGCGAAGAAGAATCAGAAACCAACGATGATTGCCTGCAAAACGCATATCGCGCTGGGGCACGCCGCGCAGGATACCTCAAAGGGGCATGGCGCGCTGACCAATGATGAGCAGAACGCCGCAGCGAAGGCCGCATGGGGTTGGACAACCGGTCCGTTTGAAGTGCCCGATGCCGTTATGGACGGCTGGCGCGCCATCGGTGCGCGGGGCAAATCGACCCGCGAGGCGTGGGAAGCCCGCTTTGACACCCTGCCCCGCGGCAAGCGCGAGACGTTCAATCGTGCCTATGCCCTGGATGTGCCCAAAAAGCTGAGCGCAACCATCAAGGCGTTCAAAAAACAGATGTCAGAGGGCGCGCCCAAACTGGCCACCCGCGCAAGTTCCGAAAAAGTCTTGGAAGTCATCAACCCGATCATGCCCGAAACTGTTGGCGGATCGGCTGATCTGACCGGGTCAAACAACACCAAGACCAGCGATCTGGGCGTCTTTGACACCGATAATCGCGGCGGGCGTTATGTCTATTGGGGCATCCGCGAACACGGTATGGCAGCCGCCATGAACGGCATGGCCCTGCACGGCGGGCTGCGGCCCTATGGCGGTACGTTCATGTGTTTCACGGACTACGCGCGTCCGGCCATGCGTCTGGCGGCACTGATGAAAATCCCGACGGTCTTTGTGATGACCCACGACAGCATCGGACTGGGCGAGGACGGACCTACCCACCAACCGGTTGAACATCTTGCGATCAGCCGCGCGACACCCAACACTTATGTCTTCCGTCCCGCAGATACGATTGAGACTGCAGAAGCTTGGGAGCTGGCACTATCAAGCAAAAGCACGCCATCCGTTTTGTCGCTGACACGTCAGGGCCTGCCGACGGTCCGCACCGAGCACAAGACCAAGAACATGGTTGCCCAAGGGGGCTATGTGCTGGCAGACGCCATCGGCAAACGTCAGGCGATCCTGATGGCAACCGGATCGGAAGTGTCACTGGCCATGCAAGCGCGCGATATTCTGCACGCCGAAGGGATCGGCACGCGGGTTGTGTCCATGCCTTGCTGGGAACTCTTTGAAGAGCAGGACGAAGCCTTGCGCAAACGTGTCCTGCCCGGCGGCCCGGTCCGTGTGGCGATCGAGGCGGGCATCCGCATGGGCTGGGACCGCTGGCTCTTTGGGGAACGGGGAAAGCGCGAGAAATCGGGTTTCATCGGCATGCACGACTTCGGCGCCTCCGCGCCCGCGGATGTTCTGTTCAAGGAACTGGGCATCACCGCAGAGGCCACAGCGCAGAAAGTCCGCGATCTGGTGGCGGGCAACTGGAAACCAGATACGCGCATCTAG
- a CDS encoding cell division protein ZapA encodes MPEVQVSIGGREFEVACQEGEEHYLHTAAKMLDDEAQVLAQQVGRLPEARMLLMAGLMLADKTASVEDRAAEIQAQLDETEAELSALKQQRAEPEKIEVPVVPQSVSDTLAELAARAEALAASVDEKVAG; translated from the coding sequence ATGCCTGAGGTACAAGTTTCCATCGGCGGGCGTGAATTCGAGGTCGCGTGTCAGGAGGGCGAAGAGCATTACCTGCATACCGCCGCCAAGATGCTGGATGATGAGGCGCAGGTGCTGGCACAGCAGGTCGGACGTTTGCCCGAAGCGCGCATGTTGTTGATGGCCGGTCTGATGCTGGCGGATAAAACCGCGAGCGTCGAAGACCGTGCGGCCGAAATTCAGGCGCAGCTGGATGAAACGGAGGCCGAGCTTTCCGCGCTCAAACAGCAGCGCGCCGAACCCGAAAAGATCGAAGTTCCGGTTGTGCCGCAATCCGTGTCGGACACGCTGGCCGAACTGGCGGCACGGGCCGAAGCACTGGCCGCGTCGGTTGACGAAAAAGTCGCGGGTTAG
- the grxD gene encoding Grx4 family monothiol glutaredoxin, with amino-acid sequence MTETTSKIQEAISAKDVVLFMKGTKEMPQCGFSSRVAGVLNYMGVDFSDVNVLSDETIRQGIKEFSDWPTIPQLYVKGEFVGGCDIITEMTLSGELDTLFAENGVEFDKDAADKIREANG; translated from the coding sequence ATGACCGAGACAACAAGCAAAATCCAGGAAGCCATCAGCGCCAAAGATGTCGTGCTCTTTATGAAGGGCACAAAAGAGATGCCGCAATGCGGGTTTTCAAGCCGCGTCGCGGGTGTGCTGAACTACATGGGAGTTGATTTTTCCGACGTAAACGTGCTGTCAGATGAGACGATCCGCCAGGGCATCAAGGAATTTTCCGACTGGCCGACGATCCCGCAGCTCTATGTAAAAGGCGAATTTGTTGGCGGCTGCGACATCATCACCGAAATGACACTGTCGGGCGAATTGGACACGCTTTTTGCCGAAAACGGTGTGGAGTTTGACAAGGATGCCGCGGATAAAATCCGCGAGGCCAACGGCTAA
- a CDS encoding BolA/IbaG family iron-sulfur metabolism protein, producing the protein MPMQAHEIEELLRQSFPDATIQVDGDDGVHMAAMVVDESFRGKNRVQQQRAVYAALKGKMDGSQGELHALALTTKAPD; encoded by the coding sequence ATGCCCATGCAAGCCCACGAGATCGAAGAGCTTTTGCGCCAGAGCTTTCCCGATGCGACCATTCAGGTTGACGGGGATGACGGCGTGCATATGGCCGCAATGGTCGTAGACGAGAGCTTTCGCGGCAAGAACCGGGTGCAACAACAGCGCGCGGTTTATGCGGCCCTCAAAGGGAAAATGGACGGCTCACAGGGTGAGTTGCACGCGCTTGCGCTGACAACAAAGGCGCCGGACTGA
- a CDS encoding XdhC family protein produces MDVFENAPEQALAWHQAGRGAVLATVVETWGSAPRRTGAQLVIAGDGEMQGSVSGGCVEGAVVLEAMEALEKGEQRLLEYGVSDGDAFAVGLACGGTIRVLVEPVGSVFPADILAALVASRAARHVAAYEVNINTGARRLVQDAYPERFARDQSGFEAEGAVFVAIHNPPLRLAIVGAVHIAQALVPMARIAGYDPVIIDPRGAFGSQARFPGEKILADWPDEALAEVGLDARTALVLLTHDPKLDDPALHLALKSPCFYIGALGSKRTHAARVGRLQDAGFTQPEIARIHGPIGLDIGASGPPEIAVSILAEMTQKLRRGA; encoded by the coding sequence ATGGATGTTTTTGAAAACGCACCGGAACAGGCGCTGGCCTGGCATCAGGCGGGGCGGGGTGCCGTTTTGGCCACTGTGGTTGAGACATGGGGCTCTGCGCCACGCCGCACGGGCGCGCAGTTGGTGATCGCGGGGGATGGGGAAATGCAAGGCTCCGTCTCAGGCGGCTGTGTCGAGGGGGCCGTTGTACTTGAGGCTATGGAGGCGCTGGAGAAAGGCGAGCAGCGCTTGCTGGAATATGGCGTCAGCGACGGGGATGCGTTCGCGGTTGGGCTGGCGTGCGGCGGCACGATCCGCGTGTTGGTGGAACCTGTCGGATCAGTTTTCCCGGCGGATATTCTGGCGGCGTTGGTCGCGTCACGCGCCGCACGTCACGTTGCCGCCTATGAGGTCAACATAAATACCGGAGCGCGCCGTCTGGTGCAGGACGCCTACCCGGAGCGGTTCGCGCGGGACCAGTCCGGGTTCGAGGCAGAAGGCGCGGTTTTTGTGGCTATTCACAACCCGCCTTTGCGCCTTGCCATCGTGGGGGCTGTGCATATTGCGCAGGCGCTGGTGCCGATGGCGCGCATTGCCGGATATGACCCGGTGATCATCGATCCGCGTGGTGCATTCGGCTCGCAAGCGCGTTTCCCGGGTGAGAAGATTCTCGCGGACTGGCCCGATGAAGCCTTGGCTGAGGTTGGACTGGATGCGCGCACAGCGCTGGTTTTGCTGACCCATGATCCGAAACTGGACGATCCCGCGTTGCATCTGGCGCTGAAATCTCCGTGTTTCTACATTGGCGCGCTGGGATCGAAACGCACCCACGCGGCTCGGGTCGGGCGGTTGCAGGACGCTGGGTTCACTCAGCCAGAGATCGCGCGCATTCATGGACCTATCGGGCTGGATATCGGCGCATCAGGTCCGCCGGAAATTGCCGTGTCCATTCTGGCTGAAATGACGCAAAAACTAAGGCGCGGCGCGTGA
- a CDS encoding molybdopterin-binding protein encodes MKFGPVPLSDAEGAVLAHSVGLNGKKRLRKGRSLDEGDIRALEATGLTEVIVAKLDPEDVHENPAAQALAEAFVPNSAAQGLELTQAFTGRVNLLAKGPGVVQLDVAAIEAVNRIHPMITIATVPPFQQMQGGGMVATIKIISYAVPRAALEAACAQAKAAIRLIAPQVQNVRLLVSDIEGGAGDKGWRAIAQRVAAFGLELPRPVVVPHSVRALAKALIAEASDLTLILTGSATSDIDDVAPQAVREAGGTVGRFGMPVDPGNLLFIGTLGKRAIIGLPGCARSPALNGADWVMARMICGVAVTDDDISGMGVGGLLKEIPTRPLPRRAAALKPVD; translated from the coding sequence GTGAAGTTCGGGCCTGTCCCCTTAAGTGACGCCGAAGGGGCCGTTCTGGCGCATTCGGTTGGGCTGAATGGCAAAAAACGTCTGCGCAAAGGACGAAGCCTTGATGAAGGCGACATCAGGGCGCTTGAGGCTACCGGCCTCACAGAGGTGATCGTCGCCAAGCTGGACCCGGAGGACGTGCATGAAAACCCGGCGGCACAAGCGCTTGCCGAGGCTTTCGTGCCAAATTCCGCGGCGCAGGGGTTGGAGTTGACGCAAGCATTCACCGGTCGGGTGAACCTGCTGGCAAAGGGCCCGGGCGTTGTGCAGCTTGACGTGGCCGCGATTGAGGCTGTGAACAGGATACACCCGATGATCACGATCGCGACGGTGCCGCCCTTTCAGCAAATGCAGGGCGGCGGGATGGTCGCCACCATCAAAATCATCTCATACGCCGTGCCGCGCGCGGCGCTTGAAGCGGCCTGCGCGCAGGCAAAGGCTGCCATCCGCCTGATCGCGCCGCAGGTGCAAAATGTGCGCCTCTTGGTCAGTGATATTGAAGGGGGGGCGGGGGACAAAGGTTGGCGCGCCATCGCGCAGCGTGTGGCCGCTTTTGGTCTCGAATTGCCGCGCCCCGTTGTCGTGCCCCATTCTGTTCGCGCGCTGGCCAAGGCGCTGATTGCCGAAGCAAGCGATCTGACCCTGATCCTGACGGGATCGGCCACGTCAGATATCGACGACGTTGCCCCGCAGGCGGTTCGGGAAGCGGGGGGCACGGTCGGTCGCTTTGGCATGCCGGTCGATCCGGGCAACCTGTTGTTTATCGGAACGTTGGGTAAACGGGCTATCATTGGCTTGCCGGGATGCGCGCGATCCCCGGCACTGAACGGCGCGGATTGGGTCATGGCGCGGATGATCTGCGGTGTTGCGGTGACGGATGACGACATATCCGGGATGGGTGTCGGGGGGCTGCTTAAAGAAATCCCGACACGCCCGCTCCCGCGCCGCGCCGCCGCTTTGAAACCAGTGGATTGA
- a CDS encoding (2Fe-2S)-binding protein, which translates to MAQVSMTVNGKAASGEVEGRTLLSSFLRDQLNLTGTHVGCDTSQCGACVVHVNGEAVKACTMLAAEAQGAEVATIEGAANADGSLNVLQQAFQDHHGLQCGFCTPGMVMSAAALLKENPKPTEAEVRDYLEGNICRCTGYHNIVKAIMAASGQNVDSIAAE; encoded by the coding sequence ATGGCACAGGTCTCAATGACTGTGAACGGCAAAGCCGCGTCCGGTGAAGTCGAAGGACGCACGCTGCTGTCATCATTTTTACGCGATCAACTCAATCTCACCGGCACGCATGTGGGCTGCGACACAAGCCAGTGTGGCGCCTGTGTCGTTCATGTGAATGGCGAAGCGGTCAAAGCCTGCACGATGCTGGCCGCCGAAGCGCAGGGGGCAGAGGTTGCAACCATCGAAGGTGCGGCGAACGCAGACGGGTCTTTGAATGTGCTGCAACAGGCGTTTCAGGATCACCATGGGTTGCAGTGCGGGTTTTGCACGCCGGGCATGGTCATGTCGGCGGCGGCCTTGCTCAAGGAAAACCCCAAGCCAACCGAAGCCGAGGTGCGCGACTACCTCGAAGGCAATATCTGCCGCTGCACGGGCTATCATAATATCGTCAAGGCGATCATGGCGGCATCCGGTCAGAACGTCGACAGTATCGCTGCCGAATAA
- a CDS encoding xanthine dehydrogenase family protein molybdopterin-binding subunit: MPKDGGIGASSKRREDVRFLTGAGNYTDDINIRGQAHVFFLRSDVAHGTLNKVDTAAAEGMPGVVRVFTGADFEAVGGMPCGWQITDKHGQPMLEPKHPVLAHGKVRHVGEPIAAVVADTLEQARDAAEAIELDISELPAVMDMKVAVTDASPKVHDDLTSNLCYDWGFVEENKAATDEAFEKAAHVTTLELINNRLVANPMEPRVAVGDYSRGTGDHTLYTTSQNPHVIRLLMGAFVLGIPEHKLRVVAPDVGGGFGTKIFHYQEEAFCTFAAKACNRPVKWTSSRSEAFMSDAHGRDHVTKIELALDADNNFTAVRTETFANMGAYLSTFAPSIPTWLHGTLMAGNYKTPLVYVNVKAVFTNTVPVDAYRGAGRPEATFQLERVIDKAALELKVDPVELRRQNFITEFPYATPVAVEYDTGDYHATMDKVLEMSDRAGFEARRKESEARGKLRGFGINCFIEACGIAPSNLVGQLGARAGLYESATVRVNATGGLVVMTGSHSHGQGHETSFAQVVADMIGIDENMVEIVHGDTANAPMGMGTYGSRSIAVGGSAMVRATEKIIAKAKKIASHLLEASEGDIELKDGAFSVAGTDKSVAWGDVTLAAYVPHNYPLEDIEPGLEETAFYDPSNFTYPAGAYTCEVEVDPETGVATIERFASADDFGNVINPMIVEGQVHGGIAQGIGQALLENCAYDENGQLLTASYMDYTMPRADDLPEMTHYTVDHSCQTPCTHNPLGVKGCGEAGAIGSPPTVINAIVDALRSGGHDITHIDMPATPARVWAAMQG, encoded by the coding sequence ATGCCAAAAGATGGAGGCATTGGTGCCAGTTCAAAGCGCCGCGAAGACGTCCGGTTTCTGACCGGAGCAGGGAATTACACAGACGACATCAACATCCGGGGGCAGGCACATGTGTTTTTCCTGCGCTCTGACGTGGCGCATGGCACACTGAACAAGGTCGATACCGCCGCCGCCGAAGGGATGCCGGGCGTGGTCCGGGTGTTTACCGGCGCGGATTTTGAAGCCGTGGGCGGCATGCCCTGTGGTTGGCAAATCACCGATAAACACGGGCAGCCGATGCTGGAGCCAAAGCACCCGGTGCTTGCCCATGGCAAAGTGCGCCACGTGGGTGAACCAATCGCGGCGGTGGTTGCTGACACGCTGGAGCAGGCGCGGGATGCAGCAGAGGCGATTGAACTCGACATCTCCGAACTGCCCGCAGTGATGGATATGAAGGTGGCGGTCACGGATGCCTCGCCCAAAGTGCATGATGATCTGACGTCAAACCTTTGTTATGACTGGGGTTTTGTTGAGGAGAACAAGGCGGCAACGGATGAGGCATTTGAAAAGGCGGCCCATGTCACCACGCTGGAACTGATCAACAACCGGCTGGTCGCCAACCCGATGGAGCCGCGCGTGGCCGTCGGCGATTATTCCCGCGGCACCGGTGATCACACGCTGTATACCACATCGCAGAACCCGCATGTGATCCGCCTGCTCATGGGCGCTTTCGTGCTGGGCATACCGGAGCATAAGCTGCGTGTCGTCGCGCCCGACGTGGGCGGTGGTTTCGGCACAAAGATCTTTCACTATCAGGAAGAGGCGTTCTGCACCTTCGCCGCCAAAGCCTGTAACCGACCCGTGAAATGGACCTCGAGCCGCTCAGAGGCATTCATGTCGGATGCTCATGGGCGCGACCACGTGACCAAGATTGAGCTGGCGCTGGATGCGGACAACAACTTCACCGCTGTGCGTACGGAAACATTCGCCAATATGGGCGCTTATCTGTCGACGTTTGCACCCTCTATCCCGACGTGGCTGCATGGCACGTTGATGGCGGGCAATTACAAGACGCCGTTGGTCTATGTGAACGTCAAGGCCGTGTTCACCAACACCGTGCCGGTGGATGCCTATCGCGGCGCTGGCCGCCCCGAGGCGACGTTCCAGCTGGAGCGGGTCATCGACAAGGCAGCACTTGAGCTTAAAGTCGATCCGGTGGAATTGCGGCGTCAGAATTTCATCACGGAATTCCCCTACGCCACGCCCGTCGCCGTTGAATATGACACCGGTGATTACCACGCAACGATGGACAAGGTGCTCGAGATGTCGGACCGCGCCGGGTTCGAGGCGCGCCGCAAGGAGAGCGAGGCGCGTGGCAAGCTGCGCGGCTTTGGGATCAACTGCTTTATCGAGGCCTGTGGCATTGCGCCGTCGAACCTTGTGGGGCAATTGGGCGCCCGCGCGGGTCTCTATGAAAGCGCGACTGTGCGGGTCAACGCGACCGGCGGTCTCGTGGTGATGACGGGCAGTCACAGCCACGGGCAGGGGCACGAAACATCCTTTGCGCAGGTGGTGGCCGATATGATCGGCATTGACGAAAACATGGTCGAGATCGTCCATGGTGATACGGCAAACGCGCCGATGGGCATGGGCACATATGGCTCGCGCTCCATCGCCGTCGGCGGGTCTGCCATGGTGCGGGCGACCGAGAAAATCATCGCCAAGGCCAAGAAGATCGCCAGCCACCTGCTCGAAGCCTCTGAGGGGGATATCGAGCTCAAGGATGGGGCGTTTTCGGTCGCAGGTACGGATAAATCCGTAGCCTGGGGGGATGTGACGCTGGCCGCCTATGTGCCGCATAACTATCCGCTGGAAGACATCGAACCGGGCCTCGAAGAGACCGCGTTTTATGATCCGTCAAACTTCACCTATCCGGCCGGGGCCTATACCTGCGAAGTGGAAGTGGACCCGGAGACGGGTGTTGCGACCATCGAGCGGTTCGCCTCTGCGGATGATTTCGGCAACGTCATCAACCCGATGATCGTGGAAGGTCAGGTGCATGGCGGGATCGCGCAGGGCATCGGTCAGGCGCTTTTGGAAAACTGTGCCTATGACGAAAACGGTCAGCTGCTGACGGCGTCCTATATGGATTACACGATGCCGCGCGCGGATGATCTGCCGGAGATGACCCATTACACCGTGGATCACTCCTGTCAGACGCCCTGCACGCACAATCCACTGGGCGTGAAAGGCTGCGGCGAGGCGGGCGCGATTGGTTCCCCGCCGACGGTGATCAACGCTATCGTGGATGCGTTGCGCTCCGGCGGACATGACATCACACATATCGACATGCCCGCTACACCGGCGCGGGTATGGGCGGCAATGCAAGGATGA
- a CDS encoding FAD binding domain-containing protein — protein sequence MYNFDVEMPASVGDAVAAMGKEDAQALGGGQTLIPTLKQRLASPSVLVSLSGIAEMKGVCKNDDGLLCIGGATTHATVARDAAASFPGLAGLASHIGDPAVRNRGTIGGSLANNDPAACYPAAALGAAATIVTNAREIAADDYFQGMFTTDLEEGEIITEVRFPIPEASNYQKFLQPASRFALVGVFVAKTNDGVRVAVTGASNDGVFRWTEAEAALSANFAPEALDGLTADSDDMINDLHGTAAYRAHIVAVMTKRAVANAS from the coding sequence ATGTATAACTTCGATGTGGAAATGCCTGCCAGTGTTGGCGACGCGGTCGCTGCAATGGGCAAGGAAGATGCGCAGGCTCTGGGGGGCGGTCAGACGCTGATCCCGACGCTGAAACAACGCCTCGCAAGCCCGAGCGTTCTTGTCAGCCTCAGCGGCATCGCTGAGATGAAGGGCGTGTGCAAAAATGATGATGGCCTGCTGTGTATCGGCGGGGCGACCACCCATGCCACCGTGGCGCGCGACGCGGCGGCCAGCTTTCCCGGCCTCGCGGGACTGGCCAGTCATATCGGCGACCCTGCCGTGCGCAATCGTGGCACGATCGGGGGCAGCCTTGCCAATAATGACCCGGCGGCTTGCTATCCTGCGGCAGCATTGGGTGCCGCGGCGACTATCGTGACAAACGCCCGCGAGATCGCAGCGGATGACTATTTTCAGGGGATGTTCACCACCGACCTTGAAGAGGGCGAAATCATCACTGAGGTTCGCTTCCCGATCCCCGAGGCGTCAAACTATCAGAAGTTCCTGCAACCGGCCTCGCGGTTTGCGCTCGTGGGCGTGTTTGTCGCCAAAACCAACGATGGTGTGCGTGTTGCCGTAACCGGCGCGAGCAACGATGGTGTGTTCCGCTGGACGGAGGCCGAAGCGGCCCTGTCGGCGAATTTTGCGCCCGAAGCGCTGGACGGTCTGACGGCGGACAGCGACGATATGATCAACGACCTGCACGGCACCGCAGCCTACCGGGCGCATATTGTTGCCGTTATGACGAAAAGAGCTGTTGCGAACGCGTCGTGA
- a CDS encoding GNAT family N-acetyltransferase, whose protein sequence is MPLQQHPIFGEALKRLGTNVQRISISGAAPTQMIKRFGIAFAPRGPLWNVEDADALRRSPLRIINAEYPSDIYYEAGFRRIMTPAHVAELNLCDTGWLTKATGKWRNAWRKSQKSALKLQHASFDQTVHDWLLTEDRLQQRQKGFRALPHSIIHAYAATNRDKVILFTARQKDNPVAAMLFLEHGPVATYHLGWTSSAGRGANAHYALLMHAADYFAERSVTRLDIGTVDTENAPGLARFKIGSGAQVRALGGTWIRMPGM, encoded by the coding sequence ATGCCCCTTCAACAACATCCAATCTTTGGCGAAGCCCTCAAAAGGCTTGGTACGAACGTTCAAAGGATCAGCATCAGCGGTGCTGCCCCAACGCAGATGATTAAACGCTTTGGGATTGCTTTTGCACCACGCGGGCCCCTCTGGAATGTAGAGGATGCAGACGCTTTGCGCCGCTCCCCCCTTCGGATCATAAACGCGGAATACCCGAGCGACATTTACTATGAGGCCGGGTTTCGCCGCATCATGACGCCCGCACATGTCGCGGAACTCAACCTATGCGACACGGGTTGGCTGACAAAGGCCACTGGGAAGTGGCGAAATGCGTGGCGCAAATCGCAAAAATCCGCGCTCAAGCTGCAACACGCATCTTTCGATCAGACCGTGCATGACTGGCTGTTGACGGAAGATCGCCTCCAACAACGTCAAAAAGGGTTTCGCGCTCTTCCTCATAGCATTATTCATGCCTATGCGGCGACAAACCGGGACAAAGTGATTTTGTTCACGGCCAGGCAAAAAGACAACCCCGTTGCAGCGATGCTGTTCCTGGAACATGGTCCTGTGGCAACCTATCATCTGGGATGGACCAGCTCTGCTGGCCGCGGCGCCAATGCCCATTACGCATTGTTGATGCACGCCGCAGATTACTTCGCCGAAAGATCCGTCACACGACTGGATATTGGCACTGTTGACACCGAAAATGCGCCGGGCCTTGCCCGTTTCAAAATTGGCAGCGGGGCACAGGTGCGGGCCTTGGGCGGTACGTGGATCCGTATGCCCGGTATGTGA